In Cyclobacteriaceae bacterium, the DNA window AACTAAGCTTTATTAAATAACTTTATTAATATCTTTTTTCCAAAAATTTAAAAACTATAACAATGAAAAATCCAGAATTAAAAAATTTGGCATCCCTTGACATCACTTACAAGGAGCTTACATTAACCGAACAACAATCAATTGTTGGTGGAAGCGGTATTACGTACGGAATTGGATATGGCATTGGTTATGCTCTTGGATCTCTTGGTCGCGGTATAAAGTGGGTCTGGAATGAAATCGCGAGAGATCCAGTGTATTACATGGGCGCAACGATGACAGCGTAATATATTTTGAAACGAAACCAAAATAGGTGGTTGAGAGACCACCTATTTTTTTTGCTTTAACAGTAGGGTATGCGAGTACAAAACGCCCTGAAATAAAACGACGGAAACGAGTTGCGATACAATTAACTTTTATTGTGTATTTTCAATCTGAATTGGTTCGACAAAATATTCTGACGAAGAAATGATATCTGTAAATATATTTAAATGATTAGCGAGAATAGCTTTCTTGAAAGGAGTGATTTCTTGTTGATTACAAGAATATCTTTATTAATAATTATTGTTGAAAGCATCGTTATCTTTATCTACAATTCTTTTGAAATCCAATTAGAAAATGAAGTTTCAACATGGCCATGGTATTTTGAATTGCCAACTGGTGTAATCTTCGCACCCATTTTTGAAAGCTGGCTTTGTCAATATCTTCCGTTCAACTTATTCAAACGATTTATCAAAGAAGTGGATACCCAATCATTTAAAGTTTTTTATCTTCTAAGTACCGGAATATTTTTTGGATTATTGCACAGTGACACGATTTGGTATATGTTTTATGGCTTGTTGGCTGGATTAGGATTTTCATACTGCTTCTATCGTTTTAAGTTAATATATCCCGACAGTTACAAACCACTCTTGTTTACAAGTTTGACCCATAGCATAGTAAATCTCCTCGTCTTCATTACATCAATAATATATAATTTATCGGAAACAAATTTTTCATGATCTTGAAAAGAAGTAAACAACTGTTATGATTTTAATATTATCAACTGAGGGCCTTTCATATAAAATTGGGTTTTTCTTGGGATCACATTGGATTCTTACAACGATAGTCCTTACCGTTATCATCCTCATAATAATTTTTCGAAGAAAGATATTCTTAACCCGTAATCATAAATAGATTTCGACCTTCAGATGAACTGAGTATGGCTTTCAAAAAACAAAATTTACTTCCATCAATCATCCTTGAATCCACGGCGGAGCTCTACAGAAATAAGGTCGAATTAAAATCTTCTTTAATTTACCTTGTTTGTTGTATCTCGTTTACCATCGGGTTAATAGCAATTTTCTTTATTTCAGTTCCAGTAAGTGTTACGTCACGAGCTATTATACGACCGTGTGTTGAGGTAAGTCAAATTCAATCTCTTGTCAATGGGCGACTTAAAGAATCATTTGTTAGGGAGAATCTTATCGTAAAAAAAGGAGATATCTTGTATGTGATCGAACCAGAAATGCAGGAAGAAAAAGAGAAATTTATCGCTCAGCGTAAAAAGTTATTAGAGTCCTTCCTTGTAGATCTCAGAATATTAAACAAATTTGATAGCAGTACAAATCTAAACAATTCGGTATACAGGCAGGCAAAAATAAATTATAAACACCGCCAATTTGAAACTGAGACGCGCCTAAAAAAAGTCAAAGCGGATTACAATAGGAATTTAAAATTGTTTCAGGAGAAAGTCATTGCGGATGCGGAATTTGAAAATGTCAAATTCGAATTGGACAAGTTAGAGGATGAATTATCGTTATTAAAACAAAATCAAATAAGTCAGTGGCACGGGGAGATTTTGGATTATGAAAAGGAACTCCATGATATCAATACTCAATTAGCGCAAATAGAAAAAGAAAAAATAAATTTCATTGTTAAGGCACCAGTGTCTGGGACAATCCAAAATATTGTTGGGGCGTACAGCGGAAGCGCGGTTTTTGCAAATCAAAATCTTGCACAGATTTCTCCCGATACTACTTTGATTGTTGAAGCATACATTAACCCTGCTGACATTGGACTTATAAGAACAGGGATGCTTGTCAATTTTCAAATTAATGCGTTTAATTATAATCAATGGGGTTTAGCGACTGGAAAAGTGATCGAGGTGTCAAATGACATTCATTTTATCGATAACATTCCTGTGTTCAAATTAAGGTGCGATTTACATCAAGATTATCTTGAGCTAAAAAATGGCTACAAGGGCTTTTTGAAAAAAGGAATGTCTCTTCAGGCAAGATTTATCGTCACAAAACGAACACTTTGGCAATTATTATATGATAAGACCGACAATTGGTTGAATCCTAATACATTCGTTAATTGAAGCGATTTCCGAAAATAAAACAGCGTGATATTTCAGATTGCGGAGCTGCGTGCCTGGCGTCCGTTGCAGAATTTTACGACTTAAAGCTTCCGATTTCAAAAATCAGACAATTATCGTCTACTGACAAAAAAGGAACCAACGTTTTGGGTTTAATCGAAGCCGCCCAAAAACTTCGCTTTGAAGCAAAAGGTGTAAAGGCTGAATTTGAGAGTTTATTCAAAATTCCCAAGCCTTCAATTGCACATGTTATCATCGATAAGGTTTTAAATCATTACGTTGTTATCTGTGATGCTACCTCAAAGTATATCGAGGTGATGGACCCAATGGATGGTGAACTGCATAGGTATACCCATGACAATTTCAAGTCAATATGGACTGGTGTTCTCGTTCTTCTTCTTCCAACTCAAAGTTTTGAAAAGGGAAATACGAAGATTTCCGTAGCATCAAGATTTTGGGAACTTATTTACCCCCACAGGTCGGGTGTAATTCAGGCTCTTTTCGGCGCTTTCATTTTTACGGTAATAGGATTATCGACTTCAATTTATATTCAGAAAATTGTTGACTATGTACTAATAGACGGCAATAGAAATCTATTGAATATCATGAGTGTTGGAATGGTGTTGATGCTTTTTCTGCAAATATTCCTCGGTATTATGAAAAGTATATTCACACTTCGTACCGGCCAACTAATCGATGTGCAACTTATTCTTGGCTATTACAAACACTTACTAACACTCCCACAACAATTCTTTGATACTATGAGAGTTGGGGAGATAATGTCTCGCATCAATGATGCAGTAAAAATACGTGCATTTATCAATGACGTATTAGTAAACCTTGCCGTCAATCTATTCATCTTCTTATTAGCGTTCGCGCTCATGTTCACGTACTACTGGAAACTTGGAGTCGTAATTTTCATTATTGTGCCATTCTATGCTGTCGTCTACTTCGTTACTAATAAAGTCAACAAGCGAATTGAAAGAAAATTGATGGAAAAGTCTGCTGACCTTGAGTCTCAGTTAGTTGAATCAATTAGTTCAATTAATACTATAAAAAGTTTCGCTCTGGAAAATTTTACGAACCTTAAAACAGAGATTCGATTCATTTCGCTTCTAAAAACAATTTATTCCTCCAGTCTAAATGGAATTTTCAGCTCCAATGCAACCGAATTTTTTTCCCGTCTATTCACCATTATTTTACTCTGGATTGGTGCTGGATTTGTACTTGATAATCAAATCACTCCAGGCGAATTATTATCATTTTACGCACTGATAGCGTATTTCACTGGTCCCGTCAGCAGCCTGATAGGAATGGACAAAATCACCCAAAATGCCTTGATTGCTGCCGATAGACTTTTTGAAATCATGGACCTTGAAAGAGAAAAAGAAGACAGCAAAGTCAAAATGACAAAAGAATTATTAGGAGACATTTTCTTTAAGAACGTCGAATTTCGATACGGATCTAGAGCCAATGTCTTCAAAGAATTCAATCTCATTATAACCAAAGGCCAAGTAACAGCGATTGTAGGAGAAAGTGGGTCAGGAAAATCAACATTAATATCTATTTTACAGAGCAGATATCCTCTGCTGAATGGAAATGTATTGGTCGGCGATTATGACTTAAAGTATATCGATAATGACTCGATGCGATCCCTCATAGCGATTGTACCTCAAGTAGTCCATTTATTTTCCGGATCGGTTATCGAAAATATTGCAGTTGGTGATCTGGAGCCTGACTTAAAAAAGATCATTGCAATCTGCACGTCACTGGGCATAATAGAATTCATAGAAAAATTACCAAACAACTTTGATACATATTTAGGCGAAAACGGTTCAATGCTTTCGGGCGGACAAAGACAACGAATTGCTATTGCTCGAGCTCTTTATAGAGATCCAGAAATCCTCATCCTTGATGAAGCAACGTCGTCTTTGGATTCTTCTTCAGAACTTTACATTCAGACTGCGATTAAGCTCTTGAAATCGCAGACCAAAACAATTATAATTATTGCTCATCGTTTAAGCACTGTTTATAAAGCGGATAAAATTGCTGTATTAGATAAAGGCTTGCTGGTAGAGCAAGGGTCTCATTCTGAATTAATACTGAAGAATGGCCTATATTCCACCATGTGGAAACAACAGTTTCCGAGCGACATCGAGACAAATTAAACAGTTAATAAGGAGAGATCATTAACTGATTTTTTCTTCCAAGGTCTTGGAGGTTCTTATAACCGGATCATATTACAAACCGGTTTCGTTTTTAACTTAATTATTTTCCATTCTCAATTTCCTTTTTAATTTTGTTATACAAACTGATCAACATTATTTCAATTTGATCATTTGGAAATTCGGTGCACCTGCTAACACTGGTACATATTACAAGTTGATATTTAGCTGATTAGGCAATAGAGTTCAATCCCTGCAGCTCCACTTCGCCCGCCATAGCTATGCCACAGGCATTGCGAAGGCGGAACTATCATTAAAACTCTTACGTATTAAGCCAGCATGTCAAAACCTTGAAAAAACCAGGATTTGGCACTTCCCGGGTCTAAAGCTCGCCTACCCTTATCGAGACCTTATGGAGACCTTACCGAGACCTTATGGAGACCTTACCGGGACTTTTTACCTATAACTCCCGGATAACCTACCTATTTCCCCCCTATTCACTACGGATGTTCCCCCATGTCTTGTCCTTGTCTCGGCACTGTCATATCGGTGTAAGGAGCATGTAATTCCAGTTGAGCTTCGGATGATAGGCCAATGGAATATTCAAGTGATGGCTTGTTACTTTTTTAATTTCTCTATGATTTAACCACCACGGTAGTTTTTCCGTAATTAAACAGCGTGAATAAAAATCACGATTTACCCCTTTCCTGGTCTGTAACTATACTACCCTTACTCAGACCTTAGTCATCAGACCTTAGTCAGACCTTAGTCAGACTTTTTACCTATTACTCCCGAATATGATACCGATCTCTCCCCTATTACCCACGAATGTTCTCCCTTGTCGTGTGCTTGTCTCTGCGCTGTCACATCGGTGTCGAGAGCCTGTAACTTCGGTTGAGTTTCGGATGATCATCCTCAGAATCACATGAACATCATCTAAAGGATCCTATAGTAAATTTAAAGATTTCTATAGGGGGATGGTTTAGGATTTGGGGAATATAAATGTTAACCTTTGTAAATCATTTATTTCCTCTTGCATTACCAAAATATTATAACGAAAGGATTGATCCAATACCCTTAATAATTTATAAGCAAATACAACAATGGACATAGCACCAGACACACAAAACGTTGACCGAGTATTTTCTAACACAACATACTACATTGACTTTTATCAAAGAGATTATAAATGGACTGATGAACCGGTGTTGAGGCTTATGGATGACATATTCTTCAAGTTTAATCAAGAGTATGAGATAAACCGACCTTTAGACCCTTCAAGAGAAATCATTACCGCTAAGTATCCTTGGTACTATTTAAATACATATGTAACAAACACAATTGAGGGCAAAGTATACGTTGTTGACGGACAACAAAGATTAACAACCTTGACTCTGATTTTAATAAACCTATTACATCTCTCAAAGGAGCAAAAATCTAAAACCGAAAAATGGATTGAGGGTAAGATCGCAGGTTATTCAGGAGTAGAATTTTCGTTTTGGATGAACCACGAACGTCACAAACAAATTCTAACAGATCTATTTGAGAATATTAAGGAATTCAAAGACATGGACACCTCGACAGGTGTGACAGCATTGAACATTCTAAATAACTATCAAACAATAAGAAAATGGCTATCATTACAGTTAAGTGATAAGCATAAATTCGAGACATTTGTTTATTATTTCCTATACAGACTTGTTCTAATAAATCTTTCAGTTGAGCAGACAAATGTACCAATGGTCTTTGAAGTTATTAACGACAGGGGAGTAAGACTAAAACCTTATGAAATATTAAAAGGAAAACTTCTGGGACAAATAGACAAAATTGAGTTAGACAAGAAAGACTTCAACGGAATTTGGGAGAAAAAGGTAAAAGCAATCAACAAATTTAGGGAAGACGAAATCGATACATTTTTTAGATATTACCTAAAATCAAAATACGCCACAAATAGAAAAGACGCGGCAAGATTTGATGGCGACTATCACCGAGAGATGTTCACTGTTGACATGAACGAGAATCTTAAGCTTAAGCATAATCCATTAGAAGTAAAGACTTTCTTAGAGAATACATTCACATACTATACAAATCTCTACATAAAAATACTTGATGCTTATTATAATCAACGAGAACAGTTTCAATGCGTGTTTTACAATAAACTCAATGAAATGGATGGTCAATATCTATTAATACTATCCTCATGCAAGCTAAATGATTCGCAAGAAAATGAAAAGATTGACTTAGTTTCCAAAGAACTTGATCGACTCTTTTCCTTGCTCCAACTTCAAAATGCTTATGACAGCAATGACTTTAGTGATGTTCTGTACAAAATTGCAGTCGAAATTAGAAACTGCGAAATGATTGAAATTCGTCCCATATTTGATAAATTTCTCTTAGAGGAATTGGCTTCAAGTAGAAATTTAGATGCCACGCAGACACTGCAATACCCGTATTTTAAAAACACTGGAATAAACTTAAAACCACGCTTCAAGAGATACTTCTTTGCGCGTATAGATTTGTTTTTTGCTGACAATTTGAATCTTGGTATGAAGCATCCAATTGAGGACTTAGTGTCAAAAACTGGGGCAAAAACTGGATTTCATATTGAGCACATTTTATCTTACAATCCAGAGAATTTAAGTTTATTCAACAATGATGAAGACATATTTGAGCAAGAGAGAAACAGACTTGGTGGAATACTTCTTTTAAAGGGTAAAGACAATATTTCTAGCAATAATGAGACGTATTCGGACAAGTTAAAAACTTACGCGAATACTCTGTATTGGAATGAAACGTTAAGGACCGACACATACAAATCTAAGTTGGACATGACTGATCTTAAAAAGAAACACAGTTTAGAACTAGAAGCCATGGACTCTTTTGGACCGGCTGAGTTAGAACAACGACAAAAGCTGTTATTTGAGATTTCAAAAACAATTTGGAGTTGACAAGGAGTTCTTCGGTCAGAAAAATTTATAACTATGATTAAGAACAGCAAGCTAAACCGATTATAAAGAGGCACAACAGAAGGTAGATTAAGTAAAAATCCCAAAATTTGTAAGTGGAGTAAGTTCGAACTTCTTTCAAAGCTTACTACCAACTTGTAGCTAATCGCGCAAACGATAAAATATTTGATGCCTTTATTTTTTTCGTCGCCGACTATAATATAGTTTGTATCCTAACGAGTCGACTCCTTCAAGCAAATTGTAATTTCGTATAGTTAGCGTCTCTTTTGAATGGATAGGTTCAAATGGTATCCCTTCTTTGTCCCACGAAACCAACTTCTTATTTAAATTGAAATTGATGTTTTGAAGGGAAAATACGAGTTTGTCTTCGACATAGTACAAATTTCCTTCTTTGACCTCACAAAATTCAACTTGGGTTTTGTTGCCTTTTTCAAATTCCAAAACCCATTCACCATTTATAAATGTGTGAATATCGAACTTATCTGACTTGAGAAAGTTTCCAAATTTAAACTCAACGATTCCAAAGAGAAATAACCACGTTATCAAGCTAAATGTCGTAAAGGCGATAAGCAAGATCGATAGCATACTGATTGTCAGCGTTACTTTGGTATTAGTCAGGTAGTCTACAGTGACAGTATAAAGTTGATGGAACGGAATTTGTTGGAACAAAGCATATAGAGTTGTTCCAACACTTGCGAGTATTGCAACTATTATTGCCGAAAACACCTTACTCCAAACTGGATCAGTCCAGTTCTTCTTTATCCACTGTTTCATTGAGGAATGGTGACTTAGAAAAGGAAGTTGAAGATAGTATTAATTCCGGAATGAATAAACGGGCTCATACCGTGCCGAGGTGTTGCTGTAAGAAGTTCTGATTCAGGGTTTCGTTGTATTTTAATTCTCGCTCCAATTAAATCTTTTCGTCAACTTCCCTTTTTCACTCACACAACAATTCCCCTCCAATCCCCTATCTTTAACTATGGCAAATCTCCGCCTCAGATCTCTCCTCTTTGCTGCTGTGGTGGTGGGCATCATTATCGTTACTCACTTTATCCTCGACAACTACCTGCCGGAATTCTGGCTCGTTACTTTTTTAATTCTCTCCATCCTCGCCGCATTCCTCTTCATCGTTCTGCCCATAATCAATCCCGTGGAGATGCTCAAGAAGGAAATCCAGCAGCGGGAAGAGAAGGTGAAAACGCTCGCCGAAGGGATCAGCGCTCTCCAGAACAAAGCACTCGCCAATGAAAAGAAATACCGCGAGCGCGTTGAAGATGCCGTCGATGCCATCTACGAGATCGATGCCACCGGCTTCTATATCTATGTCAATCCCGGATCAGAGAAACTTACAGGATACAGTCAACCCGAACTTCTCAAGATGCAGTCCAGCTACCTCATCACCGATGAGTATAAAAACTCCGTAGCCGACTTCTACAAAAACCAGATCATCAACAAAATTGAAAAGACGTACCATGAGTTTCCCATCCGCACCAAATCAGGAAAGAGGGTATGGGTAGGTCAAACCACACGGATGATCTTTGCCGGTGGTAAAGTAGAAAAAGTGCACAACGTCGCCCGTGATATCAGCGAGATCCATGAGTCGCGGGAGAAGCTTGAGAAAAGTGAAACACGCTTCAAGCTCATGGCAGAGAATTCGTCCGTGGGGATTCACGAAATGAATGCACAGGCGGAAGTCGTCTACATGAACAAGCAATGGAGCGAGATCAGCGGCGTTCCGGAGTTCTCCACCAATGAACAACGAATGAATGCCATTCATAAAGAAGATCTCGAGCGGACAATGCAGGCCTGGGGCAAAGCTTTCAAAGAGAAGAAAAAGATATCGCTTGAATTCAGATTCATTCATCCTGTGCGCGGGATCGTATGGGTCATCAGCACCACCTCTCCCATCTTCGATGACAAAGGTGACCTGCAGGGATTCATCGGCACACTCACCGATATCACCGAAACCAAAGAGACCTATCTGAAGCTTGCCAAGAGCGAAGAGACCTATCGCCTCATTTCCAGCAATGCCAAAGATCTTATTACACTATACAAGAATGATGACAATGCCACCCGCACGTTCATCTCTCCTTCCGCAAAGAATATTCTTGGCTATGAACCGGAAGAGCTGATCGGGAAATCTCCTTTTGATATTATCCTTCCTGAAGATGCCGAACGCATGAAGCAATCCACACACGTGGAGACACTCAAAGGGAAGTCTGCCAACATGGAGTACCGGGTGAGAAGAAAAGACGGCACCATCATCTGGATGGAAACCAATTCCAATCCGTACTTCAATGACAAAGGTGAGATGATCGGCTTCCAGACTTCCGCCCGCGAGATCACCAGAAGAAAGGAGATCGAGCTCAAGCTGGAAGAACGCGAACGGATCTACCGCCTTCTTTCTGAAAACACCCACGACCTCATCGCCATCCATGATGCAGAAGGCCGCTATACATTTGTTTCTTCTTCTTTTAAATCGGTGCTGGGTTATGAATTACAAGAACTCATAGGTTTATCGGCATACGAGATCATTCATCCCGGGGATCATGAGCGGTTGCGGGAACAGGCTCACCAGCCCGCACTCCAAGGCACGAGCTTGAGCGGCGTTGAATATCGCATCCGGAAAAAAGATCAAACCTATATCTGGGTAGAGACTTATACTCAGCCGATCGTTGATGAGAACAACATCGTGACGTCCATTCAAACTTCCTCACGGGATGTTTCGCAAAGGAAATCCTATGAGCTTGCACTCAAACAGGCGATCACAAAAGCAGAGGAAGCCAGCAACGCAAAATCACAGTTCCTCTCCATGATGAGTCATGAGATACGGACTCCGATGAATGCCGTGATCGGGCTTACCAACTTCATGATCGAAGACAATCCACCTGATCATCATCTTGAAAACTTAAAGCTGTTAAGGTACTCGGGTGAAAACCTGTTGTCGATCATCAACGACATTCTTGACTTTAACAAGATCGAGGCCGGCAAGATCGACCTGGAAGAGATACCTTTTGACCTGGTGGAGCTTCTGGAGAATCTCATCAAGATGATGCAGTCGAAAGCAAGTGCCAAGCAACTCTCCCTGCTTCTGCAGATGAATTATGATCTTCCGAAATATGTCAAGGGAGATCCGGTCCGCATCAACCAGGTTCTGGTGAATCTTCTCGGCAATGCTATAAAATTCACTCACGAAGGTTCTGTTGAGCTTCAGATCAGTCTTGAAGGCAAATCAGGAGATCTTAATAAAATACTTTTCGCCGTGAGCGATACCGGCATCGGAATTGAATCCGACAAGCAGGAAATTATTTTTGAGAACTTCTCACAGGCCAACAAAGCCATTACAAGAAAGTTCGGCGGCACGGGACTGGGACTTGCCATCAGCAAAAAGCTTGTGAACCTGATGGGCGGAGAACTGAAAGTTGAAAGTCAGTCGGGCAAAGGCTCTGTCTTCTACTTCAGTCTGGAGCTAAAGAGCTCAGCAGAAATTCCCAGATCAAGAGTTACACCGCATGTGCCTGTTGCCACGAAAACCGACGTCATCAAAGTGCTGGTGGTGGAAGACAACCCGGTGAATCAGGTGGTGGTTAATAATTATCTGAGTAAATGGGGACTGACGGCAGAGTTTGCAAACAATGGAAAGGAAGCATTGCAAAAACTTTCGGCCAGGACTTATCAGTTAGTACTGATGGATCTGCAGATGCCGGAGATGGATGGCTATGAGGCAACGCGAAGGATACGGGCAAATGATGATTCTTATTTTAAGGAAATCCCCATCATTGCCTTAACGGCTTCCGCGATGACGGATCATCTTGAGGATATTAAGAAGGCTGGCTTTGATGAGGTGGTCACCAAACCTTTCAAGCCGGCAGAGCTTCATGAGAAGATCTTCAGCAAGCTGCCACAGACCTCTTCTTTTTCAATGAATACCATTCAGGATGATGATGTTAAAAGCAGGAATTTAAAGAAGCTGATGGCCGATAACCTCCGTGAGGTGATCAGGGCCATTGAAGAAGATGATCTTGAATCCTTTCAAAGCAGGATTCATAAATCAAAGACCACCCTGGCGTTGATCAATAACAAAGAATTATCTGACCTTATTGAAAAGACAGATAATTCTTTCTCAGAATCCAACAAAAAGGCACTCATTTCGATCTGTCAGAAACAGATCAGTACATTGAACGCCTGATCTATTACTAACCGGTATAATTCGGATTTCCTTCGTTCAGCATCATCCAGTACAATCCAAGCTGTCCGACAGATTCAAGAAACTTATCGAATTCAACCGGCTTGCGGATATAGCTGTTACATCCAAGGTTATAACCTTTCACGATGTCCTGCTGTTCCACGGAAGTGGTGAGGATAATGATGGGCAGACCTTGCGTTAATTTATTTGCGCGAAGGGCTTGCAGCACCTCAAGGCCATCCATCTTGGGAAGCTTGAGGTCCAGCAGAATAAGACACGGCATCAAAGGAGGTTTTTCTTCTGTTCCGAAGACAAGCTCCAGCGCTTCAATACCGTCCTTGGCACGAACGATCTCATTCAACATGTTTTTCTTTTTGAAGGCACGGTACAGCAATACTGCATCATCGTCGCTGTCTTCAACTAAAAGGATTTTTCCGCTATTCATATTATTATAATTCTGAGTAGATAATTTTATTTATTAAATCGAAAAGAAGAATGTAGCACCTTCATTGATACGGGCATCAGCCCATACATTACCTCCGTGCTTCAGGATAATTCTCTTCACAGTGGCAAGGCCAATTCCTGATCCATCAAACTCTCCCACGTGCAGGCGCTGGAATGCTCCAAACAATTTATCGGCAAACTTCATATCAAATCCCGCTCCGTTGTCACGGATGAAGTAGATGTTCTCGTTGGCAATTTTTCCAAACTGGATCATCGGCTGACTAACCTTAGAGCTGTACTTGATGGCATTGTCGACCAGATTTTCGATTGCAATTTTCAAAAGCTTGCTGTCGGCGTGCGCTTCAATTCCTTCTTCAATATCAAATGATGCTTTTATTGATGGAGTTCTGAGGATCTGATCCGACACTACTTCCTGCACCATCGCTGACAGATCGATCTTTTTGATCATTACCTGGTCCTGGGAGATCTTTGACAATTTCAACATGTCGTCGATCAGTTCACCCATGCGTGAGCTTGCGGCACAAATTCTTTTCAGGTGATCCTTACCCTCTACGTCCAGCTTGTCGGCATAATCTTCCATCAGCACCTGGCTGAATCCGTGGATGCTTCTCAAAGGAGATCTCAGGTCGTGTGAAACAGAATAGCTGAACGCCATCAGCTCTGCATTGGTTGCTGAAAGGTGATCAGATGTTTTCTTA includes these proteins:
- a CDS encoding peptidase domain-containing ABC transporter, which produces MKRFPKIKQRDISDCGAACLASVAEFYDLKLPISKIRQLSSTDKKGTNVLGLIEAAQKLRFEAKGVKAEFESLFKIPKPSIAHVIIDKVLNHYVVICDATSKYIEVMDPMDGELHRYTHDNFKSIWTGVLVLLLPTQSFEKGNTKISVASRFWELIYPHRSGVIQALFGAFIFTVIGLSTSIYIQKIVDYVLIDGNRNLLNIMSVGMVLMLFLQIFLGIMKSIFTLRTGQLIDVQLILGYYKHLLTLPQQFFDTMRVGEIMSRINDAVKIRAFINDVLVNLAVNLFIFLLAFALMFTYYWKLGVVIFIIVPFYAVVYFVTNKVNKRIERKLMEKSADLESQLVESISSINTIKSFALENFTNLKTEIRFISLLKTIYSSSLNGIFSSNATEFFSRLFTIILLWIGAGFVLDNQITPGELLSFYALIAYFTGPVSSLIGMDKITQNALIAADRLFEIMDLEREKEDSKVKMTKELLGDIFFKNVEFRYGSRANVFKEFNLIITKGQVTAIVGESGSGKSTLISILQSRYPLLNGNVLVGDYDLKYIDNDSMRSLIAIVPQVVHLFSGSVIENIAVGDLEPDLKKIIAICTSLGIIEFIEKLPNNFDTYLGENGSMLSGGQRQRIAIARALYRDPEILILDEATSSLDSSSELYIQTAIKLLKSQTKTIIIIAHRLSTVYKADKIAVLDKGLLVEQGSHSELILKNGLYSTMWKQQFPSDIETN
- a CDS encoding DUF262 domain-containing protein; translation: MDIAPDTQNVDRVFSNTTYYIDFYQRDYKWTDEPVLRLMDDIFFKFNQEYEINRPLDPSREIITAKYPWYYLNTYVTNTIEGKVYVVDGQQRLTTLTLILINLLHLSKEQKSKTEKWIEGKIAGYSGVEFSFWMNHERHKQILTDLFENIKEFKDMDTSTGVTALNILNNYQTIRKWLSLQLSDKHKFETFVYYFLYRLVLINLSVEQTNVPMVFEVINDRGVRLKPYEILKGKLLGQIDKIELDKKDFNGIWEKKVKAINKFREDEIDTFFRYYLKSKYATNRKDAARFDGDYHREMFTVDMNENLKLKHNPLEVKTFLENTFTYYTNLYIKILDAYYNQREQFQCVFYNKLNEMDGQYLLILSSCKLNDSQENEKIDLVSKELDRLFSLLQLQNAYDSNDFSDVLYKIAVEIRNCEMIEIRPIFDKFLLEELASSRNLDATQTLQYPYFKNTGINLKPRFKRYFFARIDLFFADNLNLGMKHPIEDLVSKTGAKTGFHIEHILSYNPENLSLFNNDEDIFEQERNRLGGILLLKGKDNISSNNETYSDKLKTYANTLYWNETLRTDTYKSKLDMTDLKKKHSLELEAMDSFGPAELEQRQKLLFEISKTIWS
- a CDS encoding CPBP family intramembrane metalloprotease codes for the protein MISENSFLERSDFLLITRISLLIIIVESIVIFIYNSFEIQLENEVSTWPWYFELPTGVIFAPIFESWLCQYLPFNLFKRFIKEVDTQSFKVFYLLSTGIFFGLLHSDTIWYMFYGLLAGLGFSYCFYRFKLIYPDSYKPLLFTSLTHSIVNLLVFITSIIYNLSETNFS
- a CDS encoding HlyD family efflux transporter periplasmic adaptor subunit → MAFKKQNLLPSIILESTAELYRNKVELKSSLIYLVCCISFTIGLIAIFFISVPVSVTSRAIIRPCVEVSQIQSLVNGRLKESFVRENLIVKKGDILYVIEPEMQEEKEKFIAQRKKLLESFLVDLRILNKFDSSTNLNNSVYRQAKINYKHRQFETETRLKKVKADYNRNLKLFQEKVIADAEFENVKFELDKLEDELSLLKQNQISQWHGEILDYEKELHDINTQLAQIEKEKINFIVKAPVSGTIQNIVGAYSGSAVFANQNLAQISPDTTLIVEAYINPADIGLIRTGMLVNFQINAFNYNQWGLATGKVIEVSNDIHFIDNIPVFKLRCDLHQDYLELKNGYKGFLKKGMSLQARFIVTKRTLWQLLYDKTDNWLNPNTFVN
- a CDS encoding PAS domain S-box protein, with product MANLRLRSLLFAAVVVGIIIVTHFILDNYLPEFWLVTFLILSILAAFLFIVLPIINPVEMLKKEIQQREEKVKTLAEGISALQNKALANEKKYRERVEDAVDAIYEIDATGFYIYVNPGSEKLTGYSQPELLKMQSSYLITDEYKNSVADFYKNQIINKIEKTYHEFPIRTKSGKRVWVGQTTRMIFAGGKVEKVHNVARDISEIHESREKLEKSETRFKLMAENSSVGIHEMNAQAEVVYMNKQWSEISGVPEFSTNEQRMNAIHKEDLERTMQAWGKAFKEKKKISLEFRFIHPVRGIVWVISTTSPIFDDKGDLQGFIGTLTDITETKETYLKLAKSEETYRLISSNAKDLITLYKNDDNATRTFISPSAKNILGYEPEELIGKSPFDIILPEDAERMKQSTHVETLKGKSANMEYRVRRKDGTIIWMETNSNPYFNDKGEMIGFQTSAREITRRKEIELKLEERERIYRLLSENTHDLIAIHDAEGRYTFVSSSFKSVLGYELQELIGLSAYEIIHPGDHERLREQAHQPALQGTSLSGVEYRIRKKDQTYIWVETYTQPIVDENNIVTSIQTSSRDVSQRKSYELALKQAITKAEEASNAKSQFLSMMSHEIRTPMNAVIGLTNFMIEDNPPDHHLENLKLLRYSGENLLSIINDILDFNKIEAGKIDLEEIPFDLVELLENLIKMMQSKASAKQLSLLLQMNYDLPKYVKGDPVRINQVLVNLLGNAIKFTHEGSVELQISLEGKSGDLNKILFAVSDTGIGIESDKQEIIFENFSQANKAITRKFGGTGLGLAISKKLVNLMGGELKVESQSGKGSVFYFSLELKSSAEIPRSRVTPHVPVATKTDVIKVLVVEDNPVNQVVVNNYLSKWGLTAEFANNGKEALQKLSARTYQLVLMDLQMPEMDGYEATRRIRANDDSYFKEIPIIALTASAMTDHLEDIKKAGFDEVVTKPFKPAELHEKIFSKLPQTSSFSMNTIQDDDVKSRNLKKLMADNLREVIRAIEEDDLESFQSRIHKSKTTLALINNKELSDLIEKTDNSFSESNKKALISICQKQISTLNA